From Blattabacterium cuenoti, a single genomic window includes:
- a CDS encoding PD-(D/E)XK nuclease family protein yields MKKKIDKIFHQCILKKINHKIIFLSKTSIIIEYINNKYSSKFSSQTQFFTIEKFFELISKLKILDNHSTLLYFFSLLKKEDFIEKKFHDFFNWGPKILNDFHNIDFNMINVENFFSSIISTEKINKWNLDYLKQEKLFFWEKIREYYYILQSKLLKRGIAYHGMLFKIAISYLDSFLHKNLNTKIILFIDDIAFNKCEKVLAKKIIQQGLVYNLCEKNVSFSTLESINKNSNYEMHLQYNNLKIIGVSKEIEQVKTVENIICKLIKKNQKYHKILLIPGDQNLTIPLVHTIKKLGINISFNINYSFNNISIYYTFYFILQLLFKKDKFKKFTRQDVIQVLSNGYIQKFFLKKDSIFFKKLNIENDSDFICEKKIKKYLHKNDLWIIFQIQTNNIKMILTSLISFIRKLKKFLITNIKKHFLELQFIFQLESYIQKLKIIVRKNKNLSLKINDLLNIYEQFTQTGNIRYIYKNRRGLYVTGFTDIFYKNFDVVIITSFNEGVIPPNHNHNCSFIPFDIGQKLQINNTNENFYFDHLTRIIQFSKQIYLIYKDQPDEINSGEKSRFIHRIEINSKISSNSSERIKKTFFPISSKKLPIVIHKTKSIIQCLHKLIHTGLSPSSIHLYNYNPILFYYKKILKLNEPEKTSYKKKVGKIIHEILKILYDPIRGNLITIDYIHKMKKNYESVIKNIFLEKKEIIEGNNMFFYYVIKNYVENFISWDEKFVKNGHKIILKEVEIKVSSILNIGSKKVNLHGIIDRIDEYDGTPRILDYKIGFSKIKEINISFKNIDTIFYDPYFSNTMQLLIYVYLWFQSFKESKKKSPIIGIISPEMNGDILQVPINIFCVQEKNITYENYKTNVLPFLIKRISDILDPNIPIIEKTY; encoded by the coding sequence TTGAAAAAAAAAATAGATAAAATATTTCATCAGTGTATCTTGAAAAAGATCAATCATAAAATAATTTTTTTATCGAAGACTTCTATTATTATAGAATATATCAATAATAAATATAGTTCGAAATTTAGTTCTCAAACTCAATTTTTTACAATAGAAAAATTTTTTGAATTAATTTCAAAATTAAAAATTTTAGATAATCATTCAACACTCCTTTACTTTTTTTCTCTTTTAAAAAAAGAAGATTTTATAGAAAAAAAATTTCATGATTTTTTTAATTGGGGACCTAAAATATTAAATGATTTTCATAATATAGATTTCAACATGATTAATGTTGAAAATTTTTTTTCTTCTATTATCTCTACAGAAAAAATTAACAAATGGAATCTTGATTATTTAAAACAGGAAAAATTATTCTTTTGGGAAAAAATTCGTGAGTATTATTATATTTTACAATCTAAACTTTTAAAAAGAGGAATTGCTTATCATGGAATGCTTTTTAAAATAGCTATCTCTTATTTAGATTCTTTTTTACATAAAAATTTAAATACAAAAATTATATTATTTATTGATGATATTGCATTTAATAAATGTGAAAAAGTTTTAGCTAAAAAAATTATTCAACAAGGATTAGTTTATAATTTATGTGAAAAAAATGTTTCATTTTCAACTTTAGAATCTATAAATAAGAACAGTAATTATGAAATGCATTTGCAATATAATAATTTAAAAATTATTGGTGTTTCAAAAGAAATAGAACAAGTAAAAACTGTAGAGAATATTATATGTAAGTTGATAAAAAAAAATCAAAAATACCACAAAATACTTTTAATCCCAGGAGATCAAAATTTGACAATTCCATTAGTACATACTATAAAAAAATTAGGAATTAATATATCTTTTAACATAAATTATTCATTCAATAATATTTCTATTTATTATACTTTTTATTTCATATTGCAATTACTATTCAAAAAAGATAAATTCAAAAAATTTACTAGACAAGATGTTATACAAGTATTATCTAATGGATATATACAAAAATTTTTTTTAAAAAAAGATTCAATTTTTTTTAAAAAATTGAATATAGAAAATGATTCTGATTTTATTTGTGAAAAAAAAATAAAAAAATATTTACATAAAAATGATTTATGGATAATTTTTCAAATTCAAACTAATAATATCAAAATGATTCTTACAAGTCTTATTAGTTTTATTAGAAAGTTGAAAAAATTTTTAATAACCAACATTAAAAAACATTTTTTGGAATTACAATTTATTTTTCAATTAGAAAGTTATATACAAAAATTAAAAATCATAGTTAGAAAAAATAAAAATTTATCTTTAAAAATCAATGATTTGTTGAATATATATGAACAATTTACTCAAACAGGAAATATACGATATATATATAAAAATAGAAGAGGATTATATGTAACGGGTTTTACTGATATTTTTTACAAAAATTTTGATGTTGTGATTATTACATCCTTTAATGAAGGAGTAATTCCTCCAAATCATAATCATAATTGTTCTTTCATTCCCTTTGATATAGGTCAAAAATTACAAATCAATAACACCAATGAAAATTTTTATTTTGATCATTTAACAAGAATTATTCAATTTTCAAAACAAATATATTTAATATATAAAGATCAACCGGATGAAATTAATTCTGGAGAAAAAAGTCGTTTTATTCATAGAATAGAAATAAATTCTAAAATTTCATCAAATTCATCCGAAAGAATCAAAAAAACATTTTTTCCTATAAGTTCTAAAAAATTACCTATTGTAATTCATAAAACAAAATCTATAATTCAATGTTTACATAAATTAATTCATACAGGGTTATCTCCTTCTTCTATTCATTTATACAATTATAATCCTATTTTATTTTATTATAAGAAAATACTAAAGTTAAATGAACCAGAAAAAACGTCTTACAAAAAAAAAGTAGGAAAAATTATCCATGAAATATTAAAAATATTATATGATCCTATAAGAGGAAATTTGATAACCATCGATTATATACATAAAATGAAAAAGAATTATGAATCTGTTATAAAAAATATTTTTTTAGAAAAAAAAGAAATTATTGAAGGAAATAATATGTTTTTTTATTATGTCATCAAAAATTATGTAGAAAATTTCATTTCATGGGATGAAAAATTTGTGAAAAACGGACATAAAATTATTCTAAAAGAAGTGGAAATAAAAGTATCTTCGATATTAAATATCGGATCAAAAAAGGTTAATTTACATGGGATTATAGATCGTATTGATGAATATGATGGGACTCCTCGTATTCTTGATTATAAAATAGGATTTTCAAAAATTAAAGAAATTAATATTTCTTTCAAAAATATTGATACCATTTTTTATGATCCATATTTTTCAAATACTATGCAATTACTTATTTATGTTTATTTATGGTTTCAATCATTTAAAGAAAGTAAAAAAAAATCTCCGATTATAGGCATCATTTCTCCCGAAATGAATGGAGATATATTACAAGTTCCTATAAATATTTTTTGTGTTCAAGAAAAAAATATCACATATGAAAATTATAAAACCAATGTTCTTCCATTTCTTATCAAAAGAATTTCTGATATATTAGATCCTAATATTCCTATTATAGAAAAAACTTATTGA
- the leuB gene encoding 3-isopropylmalate dehydrogenase, with product MIKNISVIEGDGIGPEVIKQTIKVLNSIARKYGHEFHYKYILAGSEAIKKLGDPMPKETIDSCLKTDAVLFGCIGDPKYDHNPRGMRPEDGLLKLRKKMNLYCNIRPIVIYPKLLDKSPIKKEFLNQVDFIIYRELTGGIYFGKKGRYKNEEKAYDYCIYSKSEIERIGEMAFKAAIYRKKKVTLVDKANVLETSRLWREVIKKISLDYPDILLDFLYIDNASMQIIMNPNRFDIILTDNMFGDIISDESSVLTSSLGLLPSASIGYDKSMFEPIHGSYPKAKGKNIANPLGSILSGSMMLEYFGMHQEKKLLEEAVKSSLEKEVSTLDIMSDSKSSSSTEEVGDYIDRYITNQ from the coding sequence ATGATAAAAAATATTTCTGTCATAGAAGGAGATGGAATTGGACCTGAAGTTATAAAACAAACCATAAAAGTTTTAAATTCTATAGCTAGAAAATATGGACATGAATTTCATTATAAATATATATTAGCTGGATCTGAAGCTATAAAAAAATTAGGAGACCCTATGCCAAAAGAAACTATAGATTCTTGTTTAAAAACAGATGCTGTTTTATTTGGTTGTATAGGAGATCCTAAATATGATCATAATCCAAGAGGAATGAGACCTGAAGATGGCTTATTGAAACTCAGAAAAAAAATGAATTTATATTGTAATATTCGTCCTATAGTAATTTATCCTAAATTATTAGACAAATCTCCTATCAAAAAGGAATTTTTAAATCAAGTTGATTTTATTATATATCGAGAATTAACAGGAGGAATTTATTTTGGAAAAAAAGGTCGTTATAAAAATGAAGAAAAAGCTTATGATTATTGTATATATTCTAAATCCGAAATTGAAAGAATTGGCGAAATGGCTTTTAAAGCCGCTATTTATCGTAAGAAAAAAGTAACATTAGTGGATAAAGCTAATGTGTTAGAAACTTCTAGATTGTGGAGAGAAGTCATTAAAAAAATATCATTAGATTATCCAGATATTCTTCTAGATTTTTTGTATATAGATAATGCCTCTATGCAAATTATTATGAATCCTAATAGATTTGATATTATTTTAACGGATAATATGTTTGGAGATATTATTTCAGATGAATCAAGTGTTTTAACAAGTTCTTTAGGATTATTACCTTCAGCTTCTATAGGATACGATAAATCGATGTTTGAACCTATACATGGATCTTATCCTAAAGCAAAAGGAAAAAATATAGCAAATCCTTTAGGATCTATTCTTTCAGGTTCTATGATGTTAGAGTATTTCGGAATGCATCAAGAAAAAAAACTTTTAGAAGAAGCTGTTAAAAGTTCTCTTGAAAAAGAAGTATCTACACTAGATATTATGAGTGATTCAAAATCATCTTCTTCTACTGAAGAAGTAGGTGATTATATAGATAGATATATTACAAATCAATAA
- the leuD gene encoding 3-isopropylmalate dehydratase small subunit, translated as MKKFTILISQVVPLFIEDVDTDQIIPARFLKEIKRKECGKNLFMDWRYQKDGSLNKNFILNNSNFHGKILLSGRNFGCGSSREHAAWSIFDYGFRVIISSFFADIFKENALNNGLLTVEVSKCFLIKLFNVVEKDPKVKIKVDLINQKVTILKTREFDTFYIHPYKKNCFIHGYDDIDFLVSIKNDVENFEKNRKFFLV; from the coding sequence ATGAAAAAGTTTACGATATTAATTAGTCAGGTTGTTCCATTATTTATAGAAGATGTTGATACAGATCAAATTATACCTGCTCGTTTTTTAAAGGAAATTAAACGTAAAGAATGTGGAAAAAATCTTTTTATGGATTGGCGTTATCAAAAGGATGGTTCTTTAAATAAAAATTTTATATTGAATAATTCTAATTTTCATGGAAAAATTCTTTTGTCAGGAAGAAATTTTGGTTGTGGATCTAGTCGTGAACATGCTGCATGGTCTATTTTTGATTATGGATTTAGGGTTATAATATCTAGTTTTTTTGCTGATATTTTTAAGGAAAATGCATTAAACAATGGATTATTAACTGTAGAAGTATCCAAATGTTTTTTAATAAAATTGTTTAACGTAGTTGAAAAAGATCCTAAAGTTAAAATAAAAGTTGATTTAATTAATCAAAAAGTTACAATATTAAAAACAAGAGAATTTGATACATTTTATATACATCCATATAAGAAAAATTGTTTCATCCATGGTTATGATGATATAGATTTTTTAGTTTCTATTAAAAATGATGTAGAAAATTTTGAAAAAAATAGAAAATTTTTTTTAGTATGA
- the leuC gene encoding 3-isopropylmalate dehydratase large subunit, with translation MLKSLFDKIWESHIVKKLENEIYVIYIDRHYIHEVTSPQAFMELEKRNLSVFRPRQIIATADHNVPTIRQHLPILDPLSKRQINLLTKNCNKFGITLYGLGDKNNGIVHVIGPELGHTMPGMTIVCGDSHTSTHGAFGCIAFGIGTSQVSMVMASQCLLLSKPKQMRIQINGNLKKGVTPKDVILYIISKLGVNAGVGYFIEYTGSTIKKMSMEGRMTICNMSIEMGAKGGLISPDQITFDYVKKCKEFKRVKEKNIIEYWKSLKTDKNKIFDKEHILNAENIEPMITYGTNPGMSIKIFERIPYLKKDCKSLNYMGFSSGEFLIGKIINYIFIGSCTNSRIEDLRLVASIIKGKKKANHVQVMVVPGSNQVVRQVKKEGLDKIFKESGFDFRQPGCSACLGMNDDKIPAGEYCVSTSNRNFEGRQGPGSRTLLVSPLTAAIISIEGKIVDVNKYIHEKVYDIN, from the coding sequence ATGTTAAAATCATTATTTGATAAAATTTGGGAATCGCATATTGTTAAAAAATTAGAAAATGAAATATATGTTATTTATATAGATAGACATTATATACATGAAGTAACAAGTCCTCAGGCTTTTATGGAGTTAGAAAAAAGAAATTTATCTGTTTTTAGACCCCGTCAAATTATAGCAACAGCAGATCATAACGTTCCTACAATTCGTCAGCATTTACCTATTTTAGATCCTTTATCTAAAAGACAAATTAACTTATTAACAAAAAATTGTAATAAATTTGGAATCACATTATATGGATTAGGAGATAAAAATAATGGAATTGTTCATGTCATTGGTCCTGAGTTAGGACATACTATGCCTGGTATGACAATTGTTTGTGGAGATAGTCATACATCTACACATGGAGCATTTGGTTGTATAGCTTTTGGAATTGGAACTAGTCAAGTTTCTATGGTTATGGCTAGCCAATGTTTATTATTATCCAAGCCTAAACAAATGAGAATTCAAATAAATGGAAATTTAAAAAAAGGAGTGACTCCAAAAGATGTTATTTTATATATAATATCAAAATTAGGAGTGAATGCTGGAGTTGGATATTTTATAGAATACACAGGTTCCACTATAAAAAAAATGAGTATGGAAGGAAGAATGACTATTTGTAATATGAGTATTGAAATGGGAGCAAAAGGTGGATTGATATCTCCAGATCAAATCACTTTTGATTATGTAAAAAAATGTAAAGAATTCAAAAGAGTCAAAGAAAAGAATATTATAGAATATTGGAAATCTTTAAAAACGGATAAGAATAAAATATTTGACAAAGAACATATATTAAATGCTGAAAATATTGAACCTATGATTACATATGGAACAAATCCTGGAATGTCCATAAAAATATTTGAAAGAATTCCTTATTTGAAGAAGGATTGTAAATCTCTTAATTACATGGGGTTTTCTTCCGGCGAATTTTTGATAGGAAAAATCATTAATTATATTTTTATAGGAAGTTGTACCAATTCTAGAATAGAAGATTTAAGATTGGTCGCTTCTATAATAAAAGGAAAAAAAAAAGCAAATCATGTACAAGTTATGGTTGTTCCTGGATCAAATCAAGTTGTAAGACAAGTGAAAAAAGAAGGATTAGACAAAATTTTTAAAGAATCTGGATTTGATTTTCGTCAACCAGGGTGTTCTGCTTGTTTAGGAATGAATGATGATAAAATTCCTGCAGGAGAATATTGTGTTTCCACATCTAATAGAAATTTTGAAGGAAGACAAGGACCAGGATCTCGTACTTTATTGGTTAGTCCTTTGACTGCTGCAATTATATCTATTGAAGGTAAAATAGTAGATGTTAATAAATATATTCATGAAAAAGTTTACGATATTAATTAG
- a CDS encoding 2-isopropylmalate synthase: MEKRRIQIFDTTLRDGEQVPGCKLNTKEKVIIAKKLELLGVDVIEAGFPTSSPGDFQSVQEICKSVSNTIICALSRAVDKDIETAGLSLQSAKRPRIHTGIGTSNCHIRYKFNSTPEKIIERAIHAVKYAKKFVEDVEFYAEDAGRTENIFLAKVCENVIKYGATVINIPDTTGYCLPEEYGNKIRFLKENVKGIHKIILSTHCHNDLGLATANSLTGIMYGANQVECTINGIGERAGNTSLEEIVMIIKQNSHLNLFTNINTKLIASISNLVSECTGMKVQANKAIVGINAFSHSSGIHQDGIIKKRETYESINPKDVGIDKSSIILTARSGRSALAYRYKKLGYFLNQNALDLVYSIFLKYADKKKEITDMELKTILKKANLNKEKNNQVLHTNNTNSNNIRINVV; this comes from the coding sequence GCAAATTAAACACTAAAGAAAAAGTAATAATAGCCAAAAAATTGGAACTTTTGGGTGTAGACGTTATAGAAGCTGGATTTCCTACTTCAAGTCCAGGAGATTTTCAATCTGTTCAAGAAATTTGTAAATCAGTTTCCAATACTATAATTTGTGCTCTATCTAGAGCAGTCGATAAGGATATAGAAACAGCGGGCTTATCATTACAATCGGCTAAAAGACCAAGAATTCATACTGGAATCGGAACTTCAAATTGTCATATTCGTTATAAATTTAATAGCACTCCAGAAAAAATTATAGAAAGAGCCATACATGCGGTTAAATATGCCAAAAAATTTGTAGAAGATGTTGAATTTTATGCCGAAGATGCAGGTCGTACAGAAAATATTTTTCTGGCAAAAGTTTGTGAAAATGTAATTAAATATGGAGCAACTGTAATTAATATACCTGATACTACAGGATATTGTTTACCTGAAGAATATGGAAATAAAATACGTTTTTTAAAAGAAAATGTGAAAGGAATTCATAAAATTATATTATCGACTCATTGTCATAATGATTTAGGATTAGCTACAGCTAATTCATTAACCGGTATTATGTACGGAGCGAATCAAGTCGAATGCACAATTAATGGGATTGGAGAAAGAGCAGGAAATACCTCTTTAGAAGAAATAGTTATGATTATAAAACAAAATTCTCATCTCAATTTATTTACTAATATTAATACAAAATTAATAGCTTCTATTAGCAATTTGGTATCAGAATGTACGGGAATGAAAGTTCAAGCTAATAAAGCTATAGTAGGAATTAACGCTTTTTCTCATTCTTCTGGAATACATCAAGATGGAATCATTAAAAAAAGGGAGACTTATGAAAGTATTAATCCAAAAGACGTTGGAATAGATAAATCTTCAATAATTCTTACAGCTAGAAGTGGTCGATCTGCTTTAGCTTATCGATACAAAAAATTAGGGTATTTTTTAAATCAAAATGCTTTAGATTTAGTTTATTCTATTTTTTTAAAGTATGCAGATAAAAAAAAAGAAATTACTGATATGGAATTAAAAACAATATTAAAAAAAGCGAATTTGAATAAGGAAAAAAATAATCAAGTCTTACATACCAATAATACAAATAGCAATAATATAAGAATCAATGTAGTATAA